Proteins from a genomic interval of Medicago truncatula cultivar Jemalong A17 chromosome 3, MtrunA17r5.0-ANR, whole genome shotgun sequence:
- the LOC11427996 gene encoding subtilisin-like protease SBT4.8, translating into MSLVLVSPSLVCDAAESDIETNKLYIVYMGSLPNEESYSPTSHHLSLLQQVIDDSDIENRLVRSYKRSFNGFAAILNNQQRENLANMTGVISVFPSSDYRLQTTRSWDFLGLPKSIKRGQTVESDLVIGVIDSGIWPESESFNDQGLGPIPKKWRGVCLGGGNFSCNNKIIGARFYDVRELSARDSAGHGTHTSSIAGGREVKGVSFFGLAEGTARGAVPSSRIAVYKVCILGGICSGDLILAAFDDAIADGVDVITVSLGVPYAAEFFNDPVAIGAFHAMEKGILTLQAAGNFGPEPSSVISVAPWLFSVAATTIDRKFITKLILGNGKTLIGKSINTIPSNGTKFPIAVRNALKCPNGGNASPEKCDCFDENMVKGKLVLCGSPMGELFSPANGTIGSIVNVSHSIFDISVISDKPSINLEQNDFVQVQSYTNSTKYPTAEISKSKIFHDNNAPIVDMQSSRGPNPRILEILKPDISAPGLDILAAYSPIAPIDDVDKRKTKYTILSGTSMACPYVAGVVAYVKSFHKDWSPAAIKSAIMTTAKPVKGSYDDLAGEFAYGSGNINPQQALHPGLVYDITKQDYVQMLCNYGYDANKIKQISGENLSCHEASRRALVKDINYPAMVIPVEPYHKSFHAKIHRTVTNVGFPNSTYKAILINHNLKIKITVKPKLLSFTSLNEKQSFIVTIVGGEKLNQTVFSSSLVWSDGTHNVKSFIIVQILSL; encoded by the exons ATGTCTTTGGTTTTGGTATCACCATCCTTGGTGTGTGATGCCGCTGAAAGTGACATCGAAACCAATAAACTTTACATTGTATACATGGGCTCACTTCCTAACGAAGAATCATATTCCCCAACCTCTCACCATCTCAGCTTGCTACAACAAGTTATTGATGATAGCGACATAGAAAATCGCTTAGTTCGAAGTTACAAGAGGAGTTTCAATGGTTTTGCCGCCATACTAAACAACCAACAAAGGGAAAATTTAGCCAACATGACAGGTGTCATCTCGGTTTTTCCAAGCTCAGATTATCGTCTTCAAACAACAAGATCGTGGGACTTCCTTGGTTTACCTAAATCAATCAAAAGAGGCCAAACGGTTGAAAGTGATTTGGTGATAGGAGTTATAGATAGTGGAATTTGGCCAGAATCTGAAAGTTTTAATGATCAag GTCTTGGTCCCATTCCAAAAAAGTGGAGGGGAGTTTGTTTAGGCGGTGGTAACTTTAGTTGCAACAATAAGATCATCGGAGCACGATTTTACGATGTGAGAGAATTAAGTGCAAGAGACAGTGCTGGTCATGGAACCCACACATCATCAATAGCAGGTGGACGTGAAGTGAAGGGTGTGAGCTTTTTTGGTCTTGCAGAAGGAACTGCAAGAGGTGCAGTTCCATCTTCAAGGATTGCTGTATACAAAGTATGCATCTTAGGTGGTATATGCAGTGGTGATCTAATTTTAGCTGCATTTGATGATGCCATTGCTGATGGAGTTGACGTTATCACTGTCTCTCTTGGTGTTCCATATGCCGCTGAATTTTTTAATGATCCAGTTGCCATTGGTGCTTTTCATGCCATGGAGAAGGGAATACTAACACTGCAGGCAGCAGGAAACTTTGGTCCTGAACCAAGCTCTGTTATAAGTGTTGCACCTTGGTTATTTAGTGTTGCTGCAACTACCATAGATCGTAAATTCATTACTAAACTCATTCTTGGAAATGGAAAGACTCTTATTGGCAAGTCAATAAATACCATCCCTTCAAATGGAACCAAATTTCCAATAGCTGTGCGTAATGCTTTAAAGTGCCCAAATGGAGGAAATGCATCCCCGGAAAAATGTGACTGTTTTGACGAGAATATGGTGAAGGGTAAGCTCGTTTTGTGTGGATCACCAATGGGCGAACTATTTTCTCCTGCAAATGGTACAATTGGTTCAATTGTTAATGTTTCCCATTCTATATTTGATATTTCTGTTATCAGTGATAAGCCTTCAATTAACTTGGAACAAAATGACTTTGTTCAAGTTCAGTCTTACACAAATTCCACTAAATATCCTACAGCTGAAATTTCAAAGAGTAAGATATTTCATGACAACAATGCTCCTATAGTTGACATGCAATCTTCTCGAGGCCCAAATCCTAGAATTCTAGAAATTTTGAAACCAGATATATCTGCTCCGGGACTGGATATTTTGGCTGCATATTCACCTATAGCACCTATAGATGATGTTGACAAAAGAAAGACCAAATACACCATATTATCTGGAACCTCTATGGCATGTCCCTATGTCGCTGGAGTTGTTGCATACGTTAAATCTTTTCATAAAGATTGGTCACCTGCAGCTATCAAATCTGCCATCATGACAACTGCTAAACCAGTGAAAGGTAGTTATGATGATTTAGCAGGTGAGTTTGCTTATGGATCTGGGAATATCAATCCACAACAAGCTCTTCACCCTGGACTTGTTTATGACATCACAAAACAAGATTATGTGCAAATGCTTTGTAATTATGGTTATGATGctaacaaaattaaacaaataagtGGAGAAAATTTAAGTTGTCATGAAGCTTCCAGAAGAGCCTTGGTCAAAGATATAAACTACCCTGCAATGGTGATTCCGGTTGAGCCTTATCATAAGAGCTTCCATGCCAAAATTCATAGAACAGTGACAAATGTTGGCTTTCCCAACTCAACCTACAAGGCTATTCTCATCAATCATAATCTAAAAATCAAGATTACTGTGAAACCAAAACTTCTCTCATTCACATCATTAAATGAGAAACAATCATTTATTGTCACTATTGTTGGTGGagaaaaattaaaccaaactgTATTTTCCTCCTCACTTGTTTGGTCCGATGGCACCCACAATGTGAAGAGTTTCATCATTGTGCAAATACTATCTCTATAG